A single region of the Marinobacter nanhaiticus D15-8W genome encodes:
- a CDS encoding SIMPL domain-containing protein encodes MSFDRLRGQHGALRAAILALGLFPALALAGEVSVTGEGKVEFTPDSIRLQFTAREEDQDPQAATDAVREKISQWEEAVSAYRNQLEDYDSATLNLYTQQLPPNKEGDQPRARAVASQSVSFTLPALDSLNPVLQAAQKSGLEYHISDGNFFHSSEEKLEREALGKAIDDAREQCEFIAMRLNQTCGDVKMLSTSYGGRPVPMMMAEARGKSGPVTAIGNRELTVTVSATFEID; translated from the coding sequence ATGTCATTCGATCGACTTCGTGGTCAGCACGGTGCCTTACGCGCCGCTATCCTTGCCCTTGGGCTGTTTCCGGCCCTTGCACTGGCGGGAGAAGTCAGCGTTACCGGTGAAGGCAAGGTCGAGTTCACGCCTGACAGTATCCGTCTGCAATTCACTGCACGGGAGGAAGACCAGGATCCCCAGGCCGCCACGGACGCCGTCAGGGAGAAGATTTCACAATGGGAAGAGGCCGTGAGCGCCTATCGCAACCAGCTCGAGGACTACGATAGCGCAACCCTGAACCTGTATACCCAGCAACTTCCTCCCAACAAGGAGGGTGATCAGCCCCGCGCCCGCGCGGTCGCCTCGCAGTCCGTCAGCTTCACCCTGCCCGCCCTGGACTCGCTCAACCCGGTACTGCAAGCTGCCCAGAAAAGTGGCCTTGAGTACCATATCAGCGACGGCAACTTCTTCCATTCCAGCGAAGAGAAACTGGAGCGAGAGGCCCTGGGTAAAGCGATCGACGACGCCAGGGAGCAATGCGAGTTCATTGCCATGCGCCTGAACCAGACCTGCGGCGACGTGAAGATGCTATCCACCAGTTACGGCGGTCGCCCGGTACCGATGATGATGGCTGAAGCCCGCGGTAAGTCCGGCCCGGTAACGGCAATCGGCAACCGGGAGCTCACCGTCACAGTCAGCGCCACGTTCGAGATCGATTAG
- a CDS encoding translocation/assembly module TamB domain-containing protein, protein MKRVLLWTLGGFFALVLLLLLAVYLVLRSETGTAWLIDQVPGLTVTGDQGSVLNRWQAQSVRWQGYGVTAELDEVFLEWSPSCLLKGLLCIDQLLAEEINIALAPGEEQPAESEPFKLPEINLPVGLSVGDVRLGPLNLNNGNIWRSFTLSVEASGAAWQIENLNVVTDTVEATAKGRLETRGDWPLDVDVTLDLPAPEPGADWTLALNLAGSARDLRLQGTSNGYLDARLSGSVEPFEAGIPASVKLNSDRFVPLASLPSTLTLNEWALALEGNLERGFNLDTQASLPGTTGPVALDLQGRVYTDRARNIRLQLTGPEHGGESPQVVKLTGQVRWLDTLAASGDLQLDGFPWYSLLPDMAAPPVELQKLSANFSYEDESYEAHLEGNAQGPAGPTRFALDAAGDMARVTVSNLEVGTGAGGVTGQAQVDYADILAWDADLQLNQLNPGYWVPALDGSLSGKITSEGSLPASGPDLNADWSLTGQWQSKALETEGQVESADSAWVLAPFKLRVGDNRVTASGQWAEQLQAEFQLAMPRLDQLWPGLAGRLNGKGNVSGTLEAPAGQVQLDGAGVAWQDFVIDQLRLQASVREGERVASELNAQGVRAGEQLIGDADVTLNGTRDSHRLTLDLDNPEVDVQLALEGGLNDIWSGALVSGRVASADQAWTLDQPAALAYTGAGRLTLGAHCWRWQDSSLCADDQVLLPNQQIAYRLDDFPISALAALLPDNVRWDASVDGEIDLTIDQAGPRGRIALDAGPGQLSVRQADEWQSIAYNVLTAEIGLQPNEATLALDFSGDQLGRLDVDLSVDPTGATRELQGTYALSGLQLAVIEPFAGLESISGTVSGKGELSGPLMNPEVHGVLSLNNGQVLDPTIPMPLEDIDADIEFNGRQANIDGTVRPNDRSQALLDGQVDWSGQKPSFVLNLKGERLPLLYEPYAQLEMSPDLKVSFKDQALSVTGRIAVPRGQIEVRELPAQAVSVSDDEVIVGEEKEAAPGPSLSMDVTVVVGEDKVTFEGFGVTGNLKGELRIGNNLDTRGTLQLVDGSYEAYGQELEIRRARLLFVGPISQPYIDIEAVRRVDNVVAGIRLSGPAEEPEAEVFSEPSMPQQEALSYVILGRPLRSSGDQGQVGQAALSLGLAQTNELTRGIGEQFGIKDLTLEAEGSGETASVVASGYITDDLSVRYGVGVFEPITTVALRYDLGRYFYLEAASGLAASLDLFYTRDF, encoded by the coding sequence ATGAAGCGTGTCCTGCTATGGACCCTGGGTGGTTTCTTTGCCCTCGTGCTGCTTCTTTTGCTGGCGGTGTACCTGGTATTGCGCTCAGAGACCGGGACGGCCTGGCTGATCGACCAGGTTCCGGGATTGACCGTGACCGGTGACCAGGGGTCGGTCCTCAATCGCTGGCAGGCCCAATCGGTGCGATGGCAGGGGTATGGCGTCACCGCTGAGTTGGATGAGGTCTTCCTGGAATGGAGTCCGTCCTGCCTGCTCAAGGGGCTGCTGTGCATCGACCAGTTACTCGCCGAAGAGATTAATATCGCCCTGGCTCCCGGGGAAGAGCAGCCTGCCGAGAGCGAACCTTTCAAGCTTCCTGAAATCAACCTTCCGGTTGGCCTGTCTGTGGGCGATGTGCGGCTGGGGCCGCTGAACCTGAACAACGGCAACATCTGGCGCTCGTTTACCCTTTCGGTAGAGGCGTCCGGCGCCGCCTGGCAGATCGAGAACCTCAACGTCGTCACCGATACGGTGGAAGCCACGGCTAAGGGGCGTCTGGAAACCCGTGGGGACTGGCCACTGGATGTGGATGTCACACTCGATCTCCCGGCCCCGGAACCGGGGGCAGACTGGACTCTCGCACTGAACCTCGCCGGGAGCGCGCGGGATTTGCGTCTGCAAGGCACAAGCAACGGCTACCTCGATGCGCGGCTCAGCGGTAGCGTGGAGCCGTTCGAAGCGGGTATTCCGGCCTCGGTCAAATTGAACAGCGATCGCTTTGTACCTCTGGCCAGCCTGCCGTCCACCTTGACCTTGAACGAATGGGCCCTGGCTCTGGAAGGCAACTTGGAGAGGGGCTTCAATCTGGACACGCAAGCGAGTCTGCCCGGTACAACAGGCCCCGTGGCGCTGGATCTGCAGGGCAGGGTGTACACCGATAGGGCGCGCAACATTCGCCTGCAACTGACCGGACCGGAGCACGGCGGTGAATCCCCGCAAGTGGTCAAGCTGACCGGCCAGGTCCGGTGGCTCGATACCCTGGCGGCGAGCGGAGATCTGCAACTCGACGGCTTCCCCTGGTATAGCCTGTTGCCCGACATGGCAGCTCCACCGGTGGAGCTGCAAAAACTATCTGCCAATTTCAGCTACGAAGACGAAAGCTATGAGGCCCATCTGGAGGGCAATGCCCAAGGACCAGCCGGACCGACCCGCTTTGCCCTCGATGCTGCCGGCGATATGGCCCGGGTCACGGTTTCAAATCTCGAGGTCGGTACCGGAGCCGGCGGCGTGACGGGGCAGGCGCAGGTGGACTACGCCGATATCCTGGCATGGGATGCCGATCTTCAACTCAACCAGCTCAATCCCGGTTACTGGGTTCCCGCATTGGATGGCAGCCTTAGCGGCAAGATTACCAGCGAGGGCTCGTTGCCCGCGTCGGGACCGGACCTGAATGCGGACTGGTCGTTGACCGGTCAGTGGCAATCGAAGGCGCTGGAAACCGAAGGACAGGTCGAGTCCGCGGATAGTGCCTGGGTATTGGCGCCCTTCAAGCTGCGGGTGGGAGACAACCGCGTCACTGCTTCGGGCCAGTGGGCTGAACAGCTCCAGGCGGAATTCCAGCTGGCCATGCCCCGGCTGGACCAGCTCTGGCCCGGACTGGCCGGGCGTCTCAATGGCAAGGGCAATGTCTCCGGCACGTTGGAGGCCCCGGCCGGCCAGGTACAACTCGACGGTGCTGGCGTGGCGTGGCAGGACTTCGTGATCGATCAGTTGCGGCTCCAGGCTTCAGTCAGGGAGGGCGAGCGGGTCGCGTCGGAACTCAATGCGCAAGGCGTACGGGCGGGCGAGCAACTGATTGGCGATGCCGATGTTACGCTCAACGGCACGCGGGACAGCCACCGGCTGACCCTCGATCTGGACAATCCTGAGGTGGACGTGCAGCTGGCCCTCGAAGGCGGGCTGAACGATATCTGGTCTGGCGCGTTGGTTTCTGGCCGTGTGGCTTCAGCGGACCAGGCCTGGACGCTGGACCAGCCGGCGGCCCTGGCCTATACCGGTGCGGGTCGGCTTACCCTGGGTGCCCATTGCTGGCGCTGGCAGGATAGCAGCCTGTGCGCGGATGATCAGGTGCTGTTACCGAACCAGCAAATTGCCTATCGCCTCGATGATTTTCCGATCTCTGCCCTGGCGGCGTTGCTGCCGGATAACGTCCGTTGGGATGCGAGTGTCGATGGCGAGATCGACCTTACGATCGACCAGGCTGGTCCCCGTGGACGTATCGCGCTGGATGCAGGGCCGGGGCAGCTATCGGTGCGACAGGCCGACGAGTGGCAGTCTATCGCCTATAACGTTTTAACGGCCGAAATCGGGCTTCAACCGAACGAAGCGACCCTGGCGCTGGACTTCAGCGGTGATCAACTCGGCCGGCTTGACGTGGACCTGAGTGTCGATCCGACCGGGGCAACGCGGGAACTGCAGGGCACCTATGCGCTTTCCGGCCTGCAGTTGGCGGTGATCGAGCCCTTCGCCGGTCTGGAATCCATCAGTGGCACCGTTAGCGGTAAGGGCGAGCTCTCCGGCCCGTTGATGAATCCGGAGGTTCACGGCGTGCTCAGCCTCAACAATGGCCAGGTGCTGGATCCCACGATCCCGATGCCGCTGGAAGATATCGATGCGGACATCGAGTTCAACGGACGGCAGGCAAATATTGACGGCACGGTACGCCCCAATGACCGCAGCCAGGCCCTACTCGATGGTCAGGTTGACTGGAGCGGCCAAAAACCCAGCTTCGTGCTTAACCTCAAAGGTGAGCGGCTACCGCTGCTGTACGAGCCCTATGCTCAGCTTGAGATGTCGCCGGACCTGAAAGTCTCTTTCAAGGACCAGGCGCTGTCAGTCACGGGCCGCATCGCCGTACCGCGAGGTCAGATCGAGGTCAGGGAGCTGCCTGCCCAGGCGGTGTCGGTATCGGACGACGAAGTCATCGTCGGTGAGGAAAAGGAGGCCGCCCCCGGCCCATCCCTGTCCATGGACGTGACCGTCGTGGTGGGGGAGGACAAGGTGACCTTCGAAGGTTTCGGTGTCACTGGTAACTTGAAGGGCGAGCTGCGGATCGGCAATAACCTCGATACCCGCGGCACCTTGCAGTTGGTGGATGGCAGCTACGAGGCCTACGGCCAGGAGCTGGAAATACGACGTGCCCGTTTGCTTTTTGTCGGGCCCATCAGTCAACCGTACATTGATATCGAGGCTGTGCGCCGGGTAGATAATGTGGTGGCCGGTATTCGTCTCAGTGGCCCGGCAGAGGAGCCGGAGGCCGAAGTCTTTTCTGAGCCTTCCATGCCCCAACAGGAGGCGCTGTCCTACGTGATTCTCGGACGCCCGCTACGTTCGAGCGGCGATCAGGGGCAGGTCGGCCAAGCAGCGCTTAGTCTCGGTCTGGCACAGACTAACGAGCTGACGCGCGGCATTGGCGAGCAATTCGGCATCAAGGATTTGACGTTGGAAGCGGAGGGGTCGGGCGAGACGGCCAGTGTCGTCGCCAGCGGCTATATTACCGATGATTTGTCGGTCAGGTATGGCGTTGGGGTGTTCGAGCCGATTACGACGGTGGCCCTGCGGTACGACCTTGGCCGCTATTTCTATCTGGAGGCGGCCAGTGGCCTGGCCGCCTCACTGGATCTGTTCTATACCCGGGATTTCTAA
- a CDS encoding autotransporter assembly complex protein TamA has protein sequence MTIRTTRLLALFGALILVLCPVCAAYAAGQVVVRVQGDYPALQENATNFVGTVEDRSTASLRRYASHAEDQVREALRALGYYSPSIRWRIEEDEAPTLVLEVEPGEPVKIAEREVRVEGPASDDPEFSLGNLSSIAPGQIVNHGAYSAVRSRIQNRARTLGYFQGEFVEHALRVDPDAKTAEVRLVYRSGPRYAFGEVTFESDGTFEEQLLEGFVEILPGEPYSADKVAELDRNLSNSGYFSSVIIDAPPDQAQDLRVPVKVRLRTRDPRSVAAGVGFSTDVGPRFRGSWTEHWINAMGHSWGAETELSQPRQNLTAYYELPLDPPMTDAIRFTTGYQREDIEDIESERLTFGQQWRHQMDNEWLRVLGIRWEGERYTIGDEENNSQLLLPSIGFSKLVADSPLDPSRGYRLQMDVTGAHRSLLSDADIAHVLGVARGLITVGDGHRFLGRLQVGAVATNDFDDVPPSLRFFAGGDQSVRGYGYETLAPEDEDGNTVGGQYMLVGSVEYQYPLTNTWRLAAFYDRGNAINDLNDPLATGVGMGIRWVSPVGPLRLDIAKGLDEELGGGWRIHFSMGPEL, from the coding sequence TTGACGATCAGAACAACACGCCTTCTCGCACTTTTCGGCGCCCTCATACTGGTTCTTTGCCCGGTCTGTGCAGCCTATGCGGCAGGGCAGGTTGTCGTCCGCGTTCAGGGCGACTATCCGGCGCTGCAGGAAAATGCCACCAACTTCGTCGGTACCGTAGAGGACCGCTCCACCGCCAGCCTGCGGCGTTACGCCAGTCATGCCGAGGATCAGGTGCGTGAAGCCTTGCGCGCCCTCGGCTACTACTCGCCGTCCATCCGCTGGCGTATCGAGGAAGACGAGGCGCCCACCCTCGTGCTCGAAGTCGAGCCGGGCGAACCGGTAAAGATTGCCGAGCGCGAGGTCCGTGTCGAGGGGCCAGCGTCCGACGATCCTGAATTCAGTCTCGGCAACCTGTCGTCGATCGCCCCCGGCCAGATAGTGAACCACGGCGCCTACAGCGCAGTCCGGTCACGCATCCAGAACCGCGCAAGAACCCTGGGCTATTTCCAGGGTGAGTTTGTCGAGCATGCGCTGCGGGTCGATCCGGATGCCAAGACCGCCGAGGTTCGCCTGGTTTACCGTAGCGGGCCGCGCTACGCCTTCGGCGAAGTCACGTTCGAAAGCGACGGTACCTTCGAAGAACAACTGTTGGAGGGTTTCGTCGAGATCCTGCCCGGTGAACCCTACAGTGCCGACAAGGTGGCTGAGCTGGATCGCAACCTGTCCAACAGTGGCTATTTCTCGAGCGTTATCATTGATGCCCCCCCAGACCAGGCCCAGGATCTCCGGGTTCCCGTAAAGGTTCGCCTGAGGACGCGGGACCCGCGTTCGGTAGCCGCCGGTGTCGGCTTCTCCACAGACGTTGGTCCCCGATTTCGCGGTAGCTGGACCGAGCACTGGATCAATGCCATGGGTCATAGCTGGGGCGCTGAGACGGAACTCTCTCAACCCCGGCAGAACCTGACGGCATACTACGAACTGCCGCTCGATCCACCGATGACCGATGCCATTCGCTTTACCACGGGCTATCAGCGGGAAGATATCGAGGACATCGAGTCGGAGCGCCTGACATTCGGCCAGCAATGGCGTCATCAAATGGACAACGAATGGCTGCGGGTGCTCGGCATCCGGTGGGAAGGGGAGCGCTATACCATCGGCGACGAGGAGAACAACAGCCAACTGCTGCTCCCCAGCATCGGTTTTTCCAAGTTGGTGGCAGATTCGCCCCTGGATCCTTCTCGAGGCTATCGCCTGCAAATGGATGTGACGGGCGCGCACCGCAGCCTGCTTTCGGATGCTGACATTGCCCATGTGCTAGGGGTCGCGCGGGGACTCATTACCGTCGGCGATGGCCACCGTTTCCTCGGGCGTCTACAGGTGGGCGCAGTAGCGACCAACGACTTCGACGATGTGCCACCGTCGCTGCGTTTCTTTGCCGGGGGTGACCAGAGCGTACGCGGCTATGGATATGAAACGCTTGCCCCTGAAGACGAGGACGGCAATACCGTCGGAGGTCAGTATATGTTGGTTGGCAGCGTAGAATATCAGTATCCGCTAACCAACACCTGGCGTCTGGCGGCGTTCTACGATCGCGGCAATGCCATCAACGACCTGAACGACCCGCTCGCCACCGGCGTCGGTATGGGCATCCGCTGGGTAAGTCCGGTGGGACCGCTGCGTCTGGATATCGCCAAGGGGCTGGATGAAGAGTTGGGGGGCGGTTGGCGTATACACTTTTCCATGGGACCGGAACTATGA
- the trhA gene encoding PAQR family membrane homeostasis protein TrhA — MNRKSYPSSNDGVVQDYPVIEEWLNWTTHGLAALFSVAGMVVLIVLASMAADPWKIVSFSIYGASMTLLFLASTLYHSARQPRLRRIFKMLDHCAIFLLIAGTYTPFLLVNMRGAVGWTLFAVIWGLAAAGITLKLVFGHRFKALQVIIYLLMGWLIVFASTELAASVNSLGLWLVVAGGVTYTLGVVFYLINRIPYNHAIWHLFVVGGGACHFFAIYYGVLHDKL; from the coding sequence TTGAACCGTAAATCGTATCCATCGTCCAACGATGGCGTTGTGCAGGATTATCCGGTCATCGAGGAATGGCTGAACTGGACGACGCATGGCCTGGCTGCGCTCTTCAGCGTTGCCGGAATGGTGGTATTGATCGTCCTGGCCAGCATGGCGGCCGATCCCTGGAAAATCGTCAGCTTCAGCATCTACGGCGCCAGCATGACGTTGCTTTTCCTGGCTTCGACGCTGTATCACAGCGCCAGGCAGCCGCGCCTGCGCCGTATCTTCAAGATGCTGGACCATTGCGCCATCTTCCTGCTGATCGCCGGCACCTATACGCCGTTTCTTTTGGTCAACATGCGGGGGGCAGTGGGGTGGACCCTGTTCGCGGTGATCTGGGGGCTGGCAGCGGCGGGTATCACCCTGAAGCTGGTTTTTGGTCACCGCTTCAAGGCATTGCAGGTCATTATCTACCTGCTCATGGGCTGGTTGATCGTCTTCGCCTCGACAGAGCTGGCGGCCAGCGTAAATAGTCTCGGGTTGTGGCTTGTGGTTGCCGGCGGGGTGACCTACACGCTGGGGGTCGTCTTCTACCTGATCAATCGTATTCCCTACAATCACGCTATCTGGCACCTGTTTGTTGTTGGAGGAGGTGCCTGTCACTTCTTCGCGATCTACTACGGGGTTCTGCACGACAAGCTCTGA
- a CDS encoding acyl-CoA dehydrogenase family protein produces the protein MTRDPIGLALAAMNRLAGHPLLDRFGMRRSVERLAYQGTRSGFQTLAFANREFRRARNLLPRKRLPNRRPGDLFDLNLDDDQQMIVDSLKRFANDVMREQAASCDELAILPQDLQTQAQGLGLTLYAVPVEFGGVAEIQSPVTSVLIAEQLAWGDFGMALALLAPFSAAQAITQWGTAEQQATYLPAFCEDEPPMATIAVDEPRPLFDPMALKTRARRTDTGFTLSGLKSGVIGASEADLFLIAAELEGEGPRIFMVERGTNGLSYEHEPAMGLRAGQTVQLKLDDITLPTGAVLGDDDFNYSTFIDRGSLLRCALAVGCAQAVLDYVIPYVNEREAFGEPISHRQSVAFMISNMAIEIESMRLMTWRAASRAETGKDFHRETSLARLLCNEKAMEVGTHGVQLLGGHGFVKEHPVERWYRDLRSTATHFGGTYA, from the coding sequence ATGACCCGCGACCCTATTGGCCTGGCCCTGGCCGCCATGAATCGCCTCGCCGGACACCCGCTGCTGGACCGCTTCGGTATGCGCCGCTCGGTCGAGCGACTGGCATACCAGGGCACCCGGTCTGGCTTCCAGACCCTGGCTTTTGCCAACCGTGAATTCAGGCGGGCCCGTAACCTGCTGCCACGGAAGCGCCTGCCCAACCGCCGCCCCGGCGACCTCTTCGACCTGAACCTGGACGACGATCAGCAGATGATTGTCGACAGCCTCAAACGGTTTGCCAACGATGTGATGCGCGAGCAGGCGGCAAGCTGCGACGAATTAGCCATTCTCCCGCAGGATCTGCAAACCCAGGCGCAAGGGCTGGGTCTTACGCTCTACGCGGTACCGGTCGAATTCGGCGGTGTGGCGGAAATCCAGTCTCCGGTCACCAGTGTGCTCATCGCCGAACAGCTGGCCTGGGGCGACTTCGGCATGGCCCTGGCACTACTGGCGCCATTCAGTGCGGCCCAGGCAATCACCCAGTGGGGCACCGCCGAGCAGCAGGCCACTTACCTGCCGGCGTTCTGCGAAGACGAGCCGCCGATGGCGACCATCGCGGTGGACGAGCCACGCCCGCTGTTCGATCCCATGGCCCTGAAAACTCGCGCCCGACGTACTGATACGGGTTTTACTCTCAGCGGACTCAAAAGCGGCGTTATTGGCGCCAGCGAGGCAGACTTGTTCCTGATCGCAGCCGAACTGGAGGGCGAAGGACCACGCATATTCATGGTCGAACGGGGTACTAACGGACTCAGCTACGAACATGAACCGGCCATGGGCCTCAGAGCCGGCCAGACCGTACAACTTAAACTCGATGACATCACCTTGCCGACCGGCGCCGTGCTGGGTGACGACGACTTCAACTACAGCACATTCATCGACCGGGGCTCGCTCCTGCGTTGCGCGCTGGCTGTCGGCTGCGCCCAGGCCGTGCTCGACTACGTAATCCCCTACGTCAACGAGCGCGAGGCCTTCGGCGAGCCGATCAGTCATCGCCAGTCGGTCGCTTTCATGATCAGCAATATGGCCATCGAAATCGAAAGTATGCGCCTGATGACCTGGCGCGCTGCCAGCCGTGCGGAGACCGGCAAGGATTTCCACCGGGAGACCAGCCTCGCGCGGCTGCTGTGTAACGAGAAGGCCATGGAGGTCGGCACCCATGGCGTCCAATTGCTGGGCGGCCATGGTTTCGTCAAGGAACACCCTGTGGAACGCTGGTATCGCGACCTGCGCTCGACTGCCACCCATTTCGGCGGCACCTACGCCTGA
- a CDS encoding acyl-CoA dehydrogenase family protein, translating to MNLEIPRKFGPLINQAQQVAREVFLPISRKYDRAEHSYPKELDMFASIMDGMNDGAADGGAGAGRLARADDDANGSANRNGTNMKTVLGLTELCWGDVGLALSIPRQGLGNSAIAAVANEEQLARLGNTWAAMAITEPGAGSDSAAIRTTASRDGDDYIINGEKIYVTAGERADAVVVWASLDRSKGRAAIKSFVVEKGTPGMTVERLEKKLGIRASDTAAIRFDNCRVPAANLLGDPEISVDKGFAGAMQTFDNTRPVVAGMAIGVARAALDRTYALMAKNHQTMSYRAQTWTQTAVERELQLLEAEWDAARLLTLKAAWMADNGQPNSKEASMAKAKAGRVGNQVTLRCVELCTSLGYSEVELLEKWARDSKILDIFEGTQQIQLLIIARRLLGKSSAELK from the coding sequence ATGAACCTTGAGATACCCCGTAAATTCGGCCCCCTGATCAACCAGGCCCAACAGGTCGCCCGGGAGGTCTTCCTGCCCATCTCCCGTAAGTACGATAGGGCCGAGCACAGCTACCCGAAGGAACTGGATATGTTCGCCTCTATCATGGACGGGATGAATGACGGCGCTGCCGACGGTGGCGCCGGCGCCGGCCGGCTCGCCCGGGCGGATGACGACGCGAACGGCAGCGCTAACCGTAACGGCACCAATATGAAAACGGTTCTCGGGCTGACTGAGCTGTGCTGGGGCGATGTGGGCCTGGCACTGTCGATTCCACGTCAGGGTCTGGGCAACTCCGCCATAGCTGCTGTGGCGAACGAGGAACAACTGGCACGCCTGGGTAATACCTGGGCCGCCATGGCCATCACCGAGCCCGGCGCCGGTTCAGACAGCGCTGCAATCCGCACCACTGCGTCCCGGGACGGCGACGACTACATCATCAATGGCGAGAAAATCTACGTCACCGCCGGTGAGCGCGCCGATGCCGTAGTGGTCTGGGCCTCACTGGATCGCAGCAAAGGTCGTGCTGCCATCAAGTCGTTCGTGGTGGAAAAAGGCACGCCAGGCATGACGGTTGAACGCCTGGAAAAGAAGCTGGGCATCCGCGCGTCGGATACAGCAGCAATCCGCTTCGACAATTGCCGCGTGCCCGCCGCCAATCTGTTGGGCGACCCGGAAATCAGCGTAGACAAGGGTTTTGCCGGCGCCATGCAGACGTTCGACAATACCCGCCCGGTGGTTGCCGGGATGGCCATCGGCGTCGCCCGAGCCGCGCTGGACCGTACCTACGCGCTGATGGCGAAAAATCACCAAACAATGTCCTATCGCGCCCAAACCTGGACGCAAACCGCCGTTGAACGGGAACTGCAATTGTTGGAGGCGGAATGGGACGCTGCCCGACTACTGACACTCAAGGCGGCCTGGATGGCCGACAACGGCCAGCCTAATTCGAAAGAAGCCTCGATGGCGAAAGCCAAGGCCGGCCGCGTGGGCAACCAGGTGACCCTGCGCTGCGTGGAGCTCTGCACCAGCCTCGGCTACAGTGAAGTGGAACTACTCGAGAAATGGGCGCGGGACTCCAAGATCCTCGATATTTTCGAGGGTACCCAACAGATCCAGTTGCTGATTATTGCCCGGCGCCTTCTCGGCAAGAGTTCGGCAGAGCTGAAGTAA